The DNA window CGCCTCGGCGTGCGCAACATCGACGGCTATAACGGCCGCGTCTCCCAGGCGCGCGAAAAGGGCGAGACCATCCATATCATGGTCCAGACCGGCTTCGATAAGGGAACGGGTGCGCCGATCGAGGAAAGCCAGGAACTGGATCTTGCGCCGATGCCCTATATCGTCGTCATCGTCGACGAAATGGCCGACCTGATGATGGTCGCCGGCAAAGAGATCGAGGGTGCGATCCAGCGTCTGGCGCAGATGGCGCGTGCCGCGGGTATTCACCTGATCATGGCGACTCAGCGCCCTTCGGTCGACGTCATCACCGGCACGATCAAGGCGAATTTCCCGACTCGCATTTCATTCCAGGTCACCTCGAAGATTGACAGCCGCACCATCCTCGGCGAGCAGGGCGCCGAACAACTGCTCGGCCAGGGCGACATGCTGCATATGCAGGGGGGCGGACGCATCGCCCGCGTCCATGGTCCCTTCGTCTCCGATGCTGAAGTGGAGAAGGTCGTTGCGCATCTGAAGACGCAGGGCCGCCCCGAATATCTCGACACCGTGACCGCCGACGAGGAGGAAGAACCGGAAGAGGAAGAGGCCGGCGCCGTTTTCGACAAGAGCGCCATGGCTTCCGAGGATGGCAACGAGCTTTACGAGCAGGCGGTCAAGGTGGTCATGCGCGACAAGAAGTGCTCGACCTCCTACATCCAGCGCCGCCTCGGCATCGGTTACAACAGAGCCGCTTCACTCGTCGAGCGCATGGAGAAGGAAGGCCTCGTCGGGCCGGCCAACCATGTCGGTAAGCGCGAGATCGTCTCCGGACGGGGCGACGGGGATTGATAGGGCACGGGGTGCCCTACGCACTCCGATTCATGTCCGTAAGGCTGCCAGCCGCACCGTCTCGCTGACGAATTCGGTCTTGCCGCCGGTATAGAAATCCCGATCGCCGCCGGCCTCCACAGCCAAGCGGCGTTTCAGCTCGGCATAGGCCCGGGCTCTTTCCGGGTGATCTCGGACATAGTCGCGAAACCGGATGCGCTCCCGGTGGGCGCGATTATCCGGGCCGCAGAGATAGAGCTTGAACCCGTGATCGTCATGATCGCGGGTGAAGCCCCATCGTTTCTCGCCTCTATCACCGTGGAAGACGAAATCGGTCGCGCGCATGATCTTGATTGCCATCGGCAGGACCTCGTCTGAGATCATGACGACATCGAGGTCGATCTTCGGCTTGGCCGCCAAGCCGGGCACCGACGTGCTGCCGATGTGATCGATGGTAAGCACGACCTCGCCGAGCAGCGCAGATATCTCGATGCTGACTTCAGCAAAGAGCCGCGGCCAGCAAGGGTCGTAATCGACGACTTTGATGGCGCGCATCCTGCTGCTCTACTGTGTCGAGTGCACTTCGGCCAGTAACCCGTCCAGGATTGCGATCATCTTCTGCTCGGCTTCTTCGAGCGAGCCGCTATTGTCGAGTTCCGTCACGTCGTAGTCGCCACGCACGGTGAGCGGGCCGCGGGCAAGCCTGGCCATGATGTCCTCATGTGTCTCGCGCCCGCGCGCTTCCAGCCGGCTGGCGAGCACTTCGGGGCGGGCCGTGACATTGATGACCTTCAGTCGCGGGAAAGCGGCCTGGAAGCGGTGAAGCGCCGAGCGTGAGCCGTTGGCCACGACGAGATGGCCCCTTGATAGCGCCACCGAGACCTCGGCGGGGATTCCGTATTTCAGGCCGTGCGCTTCCCACCAGACGGCGAAGGATCCTGACTGCTCCATGGCTGCAAAGCCTTCGAGCGAGACGGAAAGATGATCCTCGCCGCCGGCATCGCGATGACGTGTGATGACGCGGCGGGCGAAATGCACATTTTCGCGGCCGGAAAAACGCCGCGCAGCGAGGTTCATCAGCGTGTCCTTGCCGGCGCCGCTCGGCCCGACGACGACGACCATGATGCCGCGTTCGGCTCCGGCAGCCGCATGGGGTTCGTGCGGGGTCATGCGACTCGGCGTCCCTGGCGCCAGACGGAGCGTGTCACCGGCACGCCATGCGAGCGGTGGACGCGGACGAGGTCGGCACGAAGTCCGGTTGCGATCCGGCCCCGATCGTCGAGGCTGACGGTGCGAGCAGGAGTCGAAGTCACCATTGCGATCGCTTTCGGAAGAGTGATGCTCTCCACCTCGTCTGCGAGGATGAAGGGTGCATGCAGCAGGCTGAGCGGCACGTAGTCGGACGACAGGACGTCGAGCACGCCCATTTCGGCGAGTTCGCGGGCGGCGATGTTGCCGGAATGGGATTTGCCGCGAACGATGTTGGGCGCGCCCATCAGCACGCTCATGCCGTGCTCGTGCGATGCCCGGGCGGCATCGAAGCTTGTCGGGAACTCGGCAAGGCGGACGCCATTATCGATCGCCTCGTCGACGTGGGAAAGCGTGGCATCGTCATGGCTTGCAACCGTGATGCCGCGCTCGGCACAGACCTTGGCGATGGCGGCGCGATGCGGCGTCGAGTTGCGCGCCGATTCCGCCTGTCGTTTGGCGACGAACCGGGCGAAGGCTTCATTGCTCAGGCCCCGCTTCTTCTGATAGTAGAAGATGTACTGATCCATCGTCTGGAACTGCCGCTGCCCCGGCGCGTGATCCATCAACGAGACCAGCCGCACATGCGGGTCGTTTTCGAAATCGGCAAAATGTTCGAGCACGTTGTCGGCCGACACTTCGCAGCGCAGGTGGATGAGGTGCTCGGCGCGTAGCCTGCCTTCCTTTTCGGCCGACTGGATGGCGTCAGCCATCTCGCGCATCTCGCCATGTTCGAAACCGCCGTCCTCGTCCGCGCCCATGCGCAGGCAGTCGAAGACCGTCGTGATGCCCGATGTGACGATCTGCGCGTCGTGCGCCTGGACGGCAGCCGTCTTGTGCCAGCGGATGCCCGGACGCGGCTGATAATGGCCCTCGAGATGGTCGGTATGCAGTTCGACAAGGCCGGGAATAATGTAGTCGCCTTCAAAATCTTCGCCGACTACCGAATTGCCTTCGGAGATGTCAGCGATCTTGCCGTCGCGTATGAGGATCGATCCTGAGAGGATGTCGTCCTCGAGAACGATGCGGGCGTTGGAAAAGACGGTCTCTTTGCTCATATCGTCAGGTCTTTCAGCATTTGGCGCCGCGGAGCGGCAGCCAGGAATGAACTTTGAATGGGGCGCCGCGCGTCTCCTCGGTAAAGACGGCAAGCCCGGAAATCGAAAGCGGCCGGCCGATGAAACCGGCAAAACGCTCAGTCAGGATCGCCTTCATGACATCGGCGCGCTCGGCGGGTACCTGGCCGCTCAGGGTCATGTGAAAACCGAAATCCTCCATGACGTAAGGATAACCCCAGCGTTGCAGATTTGCGCGCTGGCTTTCGCTGAGCTTCTCCGGGTTGCGCCGCGCGATGTCGACATCGGAGAGCGCTGCGCGAAAGGGCTCGAAGGATTTTACCACCTTCGCGGCGAAATCCTGAAGAGGTTGATGAAGAGAGCCGGGAACAAGGGCAAAAAAGCGGCCGAGCTGGCCGAGCACGAGTTCGGGAATCTCGAAGGCCGGCGTGCGCGCAGCAAACTCTTCGGCAACCGCCATGAGATCCTTCTCGGTGACGGAGGCGGCGAGCGAAAACGGCGCCTTGATCGTGGCGTGAAAGCCGTAGCGGCGCGGCTCGGCGGTCAGCTCGAACTGTTCCGCAGCACCGAGCATCTCATGTTTCGGTGCAGGATAAGTCTCGCCCGTAAAGGCGTCACGACCGAGCCAGAGCGAGGCCGCGCCGGTCAGGGGATCATCCTTCGGCGGCGAGAAATAGAGAGCGTAGCGCAAGGCTGTTATCCTGGGGATCGTCGAGATGGGGAGCGCAATGTGCAGTGATTTGGCGGCGAACCGCAAGCAGGCTCCCCGGCTAAAAGATTTCCGTGACAGAATGATGATGCGGCAGCTCTTCAGTGGTTCTTTTTGCCCATCACGCGCGAGCGCAGCGCATTCGAGAGATTGTCGAAGGCAAAGACCACCAGGAGGATCAGAAGCACCATATAGGCGACCTTGTCCCAGTCCGAATTGGTCTTCATGGATTCCAGCAGCTTGAGGCCAATGCCGCCCGCACCGACCGCACCGATCACGGTCGCCGAGCGGGTATTCGATTCCCAGAAGTAGAGCGATTGCGAGATGAAGACTGGCAGAACCTGTGGGATGACGCCGAAACGTTGCACGGCGACCGGCGCCGCACCCACCGACTTGACGCCCTCGCGTTGCTTGTCGTCGATGTTCTC is part of the Rhizobium bangladeshense genome and encodes:
- a CDS encoding GrpB family protein, which encodes MRAIKVVDYDPCWPRLFAEVSIEISALLGEVVLTIDHIGSTSVPGLAAKPKIDLDVVMISDEVLPMAIKIMRATDFVFHGDRGEKRWGFTRDHDDHGFKLYLCGPDNRAHRERIRFRDYVRDHPERARAYAELKRRLAVEAGGDRDFYTGGKTEFVSETVRLAALRT
- the phnN gene encoding phosphonate metabolism protein/1,5-bisphosphokinase (PRPP-forming) PhnN, whose product is MTPHEPHAAAGAERGIMVVVVGPSGAGKDTLMNLAARRFSGRENVHFARRVITRHRDAGGEDHLSVSLEGFAAMEQSGSFAVWWEAHGLKYGIPAEVSVALSRGHLVVANGSRSALHRFQAAFPRLKVINVTARPEVLASRLEARGRETHEDIMARLARGPLTVRGDYDVTELDNSGSLEEAEQKMIAILDGLLAEVHSTQ
- a CDS encoding alpha-D-ribose 1-methylphosphonate 5-triphosphate diphosphatase, with the protein product MSKETVFSNARIVLEDDILSGSILIRDGKIADISEGNSVVGEDFEGDYIIPGLVELHTDHLEGHYQPRPGIRWHKTAAVQAHDAQIVTSGITTVFDCLRMGADEDGGFEHGEMREMADAIQSAEKEGRLRAEHLIHLRCEVSADNVLEHFADFENDPHVRLVSLMDHAPGQRQFQTMDQYIFYYQKKRGLSNEAFARFVAKRQAESARNSTPHRAAIAKVCAERGITVASHDDATLSHVDEAIDNGVRLAEFPTSFDAARASHEHGMSVLMGAPNIVRGKSHSGNIAARELAEMGVLDVLSSDYVPLSLLHAPFILADEVESITLPKAIAMVTSTPARTVSLDDRGRIATGLRADLVRVHRSHGVPVTRSVWRQGRRVA
- a CDS encoding DUF1045 domain-containing protein, which encodes MRYALYFSPPKDDPLTGAASLWLGRDAFTGETYPAPKHEMLGAAEQFELTAEPRRYGFHATIKAPFSLAASVTEKDLMAVAEEFAARTPAFEIPELVLGQLGRFFALVPGSLHQPLQDFAAKVVKSFEPFRAALSDVDIARRNPEKLSESQRANLQRWGYPYVMEDFGFHMTLSGQVPAERADVMKAILTERFAGFIGRPLSISGLAVFTEETRGAPFKVHSWLPLRGAKC